In Mastacembelus armatus chromosome 22, fMasArm1.2, whole genome shotgun sequence, a genomic segment contains:
- the rsrp1 gene encoding arginine/serine-rich protein 1, with amino-acid sequence MAKGEGSPSEMAHARQSDGISVVFDQNSLGSTGSHSRLRSRSSSGSSRSSGSDHYRGRGSHRGRYRSSSSSSSSSSSSSSSSSSRSSSRSRSRSHPRCHRASSRCHCNSHRRYGRDRHHRSPPRRYRAHSRSYSRSPSPDRYSYRRWYRSRSRSRSRSSSYWRRAVSRFRCRFSQSPAKTNRSRSRSRSSGNSVSLSLDDKRELLKAAKVNAMRILGVEKLELPECVKSVLSEQPESKRVSPEPKRWVRQAPEKTPSQSDDAEPDDVSSPKMSPKRKISFSFNNSVAKPTVAASSCAKITPRVDSYESRKPYGHWIPVKSIARKHTAATSH; translated from the exons ATGGCCAAAGGAGAAGGCTCACCCTCTGAAATGGCTCATGCTCGTCAGAGCGACGGCATCAGTGTGGTCTTTGATCAGAACAGTCTGGGCTCAACTGGCTCTCACTCCCGCTTAAGATCAAgaagcagcagtggcagcagccgCTCTTCTGGCTCTGACCACTACAGAGGACGTGGTAGTCACAGGGGACGTTACAGgtcttcctcatcatcatcatcatcatcttcttcttcttcatcttcatccagCAGCAGGTCCTCCTCTCGCTCCAGGTCCCGCTCTCATCCTCGCTGCCACAGAGCTTCCTCCCGCTGCCACTGCAACAGCCATCGCAGATATGGTCGAGACCGCCACCACCGCTCACCACCACGCCGCTACAGGGCCCACTCACGCTCCTACAGCCGCTCACCTTCACCAGACCGGTATTCTTACCGCAGGTGGTATAGATCCCGCTCCAGGTCCCGTTCCAGATCTTCAAGCTATTGGCGCAGGGCAGTGAGCCGCTTTAGATGCAGATTTTCCCAATCCCCAGCCAAAACCAACAGGAGCCGCTCAAGGTCCAGATCTTCAGGAAACTCTGTCAGTTTGAGTTTGGATG ATAAGAGAGAACTCCTTAAAGCTGCAAAGGTTAATGCTATGAGGATCCTAGGAGTGGAGAAGCTGGAACTTCCTGAGTGTGTGAAGTCAGTTCTGTCAGAGCAGCCAGAGTCCAAAAGGGTGTCACCAGAACCAAAGAGATGGGTGAGACAAGCCCCTGAAAAGACTCCGTCACAG AGTGATGATGCAGAGCCTGATGATGTGTCCAGTCCCAAGATGTCACCAAAAAGGAAGatctctttcagttttaat aattCTGTGGCCAAACCAACAGTGGCAGCTTCATCATGTGCTAAGATAACTCCCAGAGTGGACAGCTATGAAAGCAGGAAACCCTACGGCCACTGGATTCCAGTGAAATCCATCGCACGCAAACACACAGCTGCCACATCACACTAA
- the mgst3b gene encoding microsomal glutathione S-transferase 3b, translating to MDILTVLPSDFGYVIFIYLYSWIMLTYLGVNVGAARKKYDVKYPTMYSDKEQVFNCIQRAHQNTLEVFPQWLVFQTIAALIYPLSASVLGAIWVTSRFSYAWGYYTGNPAKRMNGVYGYIGYFGVIILSISVALQLLEVF from the exons ATGGACATTCTCACTGTGCTGCCGTCCGACTTTGGCTATGTAATCTTTATCTACCTCTACAGCTGGATTATGCTGACATATTTAGGAGTCAATGTTGGGGCTGCCAGGAAGAAGTACGACGTTAAG TACCCCACTATGTACAGTGACAAGGAACAAGTTTTCAACTGTATCCAGAGAGCACATCAGAACACCCTAGAGGTGTTCCCTCAGTGGCTTGTCTTCCAGACTATTGCAGCGCTTATCTATCCA TTATCGGCATCTGTCCTGGGGGCCATTTGGGTGACCAGCAGGTTTTCCTATGCCTGGGGCTACTACACTGGAA ATCCAGCCAAGAGGATGAATGGTGTCTATGGATACATTGGGTACTTTGGAGTTATCATTCTGTCCATATCAGTAGCCTTGCAGTTGCTTGAGGTCTTTTAA
- the tmem50a gene encoding transmembrane protein 50A isoform X1 yields MHSDCAQATHWFSDFRYNREGKLRAMSGFLDGIRCGDCECNVDWGERRNTIASIAAGVLFFTGWWIIIDAAVKYPDEGQFHHAYHTCGVIATVAFLMINAVSNGQVRGDSYSEGCMGQTGARVWLFIGFMLAFGSLIASMWILFGGFVVPQKPVVYPGIAIFFQNAFIFFGGLVFKFGRTEDLWQ; encoded by the exons ATGCACAGCGACTGCGCACAAGCTACGCATTGGTTTTCAGATTTCAGATATAATCGAGAGGGGAAATTGAG AGCCATGTCAGGATTTCTGGACGGGATCCGGTGCGGAGACTGCGAGTGCAATGTGGActggggagagagaagaaacaccATCGCATCTATAGCTGCTGGAGTTCTG TTCTTCACTGGTTGGTGGATCATCATCGATGCAGCTGTGAAATATCCTGATGAGGGACAGTTTCATCACGCCTATCACACGTGTGGAGTCATCGCAACAGTGGCTTTTCTCAT GATAAATGCTGTTTCAAATGGCCAGGTCAGAGGAGACAGCTACAGTGAAGGTTGCATGggacagacag GCGCGCGTGTATGGCTCTTCATCGGCTTCATGCTGGCTTTTGGCTCCCTCATTGCTTCTATGTGGATTCTGTTTGGTGGATTCGTAGTCCCTC AGAAGCCTGTTGTGTATCCTGGTATTGCCATTTTCTTccaaaatgcattcattttctttgg GGGTTTGGTCTTCAAGTTTGGACGTACAGAGGATCTGTGGCAGTAA
- the tmem50a gene encoding transmembrane protein 50A isoform X2, producing the protein MSGFLDGIRCGDCECNVDWGERRNTIASIAAGVLFFTGWWIIIDAAVKYPDEGQFHHAYHTCGVIATVAFLMINAVSNGQVRGDSYSEGCMGQTGARVWLFIGFMLAFGSLIASMWILFGGFVVPQKPVVYPGIAIFFQNAFIFFGGLVFKFGRTEDLWQ; encoded by the exons ATGTCAGGATTTCTGGACGGGATCCGGTGCGGAGACTGCGAGTGCAATGTGGActggggagagagaagaaacaccATCGCATCTATAGCTGCTGGAGTTCTG TTCTTCACTGGTTGGTGGATCATCATCGATGCAGCTGTGAAATATCCTGATGAGGGACAGTTTCATCACGCCTATCACACGTGTGGAGTCATCGCAACAGTGGCTTTTCTCAT GATAAATGCTGTTTCAAATGGCCAGGTCAGAGGAGACAGCTACAGTGAAGGTTGCATGggacagacag GCGCGCGTGTATGGCTCTTCATCGGCTTCATGCTGGCTTTTGGCTCCCTCATTGCTTCTATGTGGATTCTGTTTGGTGGATTCGTAGTCCCTC AGAAGCCTGTTGTGTATCCTGGTATTGCCATTTTCTTccaaaatgcattcattttctttgg GGGTTTGGTCTTCAAGTTTGGACGTACAGAGGATCTGTGGCAGTAA
- the rhd gene encoding rh blood group, D antigen, with product MAPQYAPSLRSRLAPLLLFLQTGFIVIYAFYTEIDRNIKNGIKLLDIYPEFQDVNAMVILGFGFLCTFLVRYAFSGFGFNLLVAVMATQWAVILNGIESLYWGKIRLDLRSLVVAEMCTASALISIGAVLGKTNPVQLILLSLLEVSGFVLNKWVLQTLLKVRPLNSIMMLHIFGAFFGFMVTWILCQKGSEQPFEKEKFDRKTGLLSMLGTVFLWMFWPSFNSVLVVDRPAGRRVEAVCSTYLALAVSAVTAAAVSVLCSPRGKLNPIHMQSSIFAGGVAVGVSISVVHQPWEAMTIGFIAGVVSTIGFRYLKSHMLLTFQCHDTCAVLGTHGLPGLLGWLAHLLLQIKDCNDHTMAIRFAVFHICALLITITISLSTGIITGLLLKWNFWRPPQAKKCFDDQAFWEFPHLLVRK from the exons ATGGCTCCACAATACGCACCAAGTCTGCGCTCTCGTCTGGCACCTCTGCTACTTTTCCTGCAGACGGGGTTTATTGTCATATATGCCTTTTATACTGAGATCGatagaaacataaaaaatggAATTAAGCTCCTCGACATTTACCCAG AGTTCCAGGATGTGAATGCAATGGTGATTCTTGGCTTTGGCTTTTTATGCACTTTCCTAGTGCGGTATGCTTTCAGTGGCTTTGGCTTCAACCTCCTTGTAGCTGTCATGGCCACCCAATGGGCAGTTATACTCAATGGTATTGAGTCCTTGTACTGGGGCAAAATCAGGCTAGACCTAAGAAG CTTGGTAGTTGCTGAAATGTGCACAGCCTCTGCCCTCATTTCAATTGGAGCCGTGCTGGGGAAGACCAACCCTGTCCAACTTATCCTCCTTTCCCTGCTGGAGGTATCTGGATTTGTTTTGAATAAATGGGTCCTCCAGACTCTGCTGAAG GTCCGGCCTTTGAACAGCATCATGATGCTTCACATCTTTGGGGCATTTTTTGGATTCATGGTCACTTGGATCCTGTGCCAAAAAGGATCAGAGCAGCCatttgaaaaagagaaatttgACCGCAAAACTGGATTGCTCTCCATGTTGG GGACTGTGTTTCTTTGGATGTTTTGGCCCAGTTTTAATTCAGTCCTTGTGGTTGACCGGCCTGCTGGAAGGAGGGTAGAGGCTGTGTGCAGCACCTATCTGGCCCTGGCTGTCAGTGCtgtaacagcagctgctgtgtctgtccTCTGTAGTCCCAGGGGAAAACTCAACCCG ATCCATATGCAGTCAAGCATCTTTGCCGGCGGTGTTGCTGTTGGGGTGTCTATTTCAGTAGTTCACCAGCCATGGGAGGCCATGACAATTGGATTCATTGCTGGTGTTGTATCAACCATTGGATTCCGATACCTCAAG AGCCACATGCTACTTACATTTCAGTGCCATGACACCTGTGCTGTCCTGGGCACACATGGACTCCCTGGTCTGCTGGGATGGCTAGCACATCTCCTGTTACAAATTAAAGATTGTAATGATCATACAAT GGCAATCCGGTTTGCTGTATTCCACATTTGTGCTCTTCTCATCACCATCACTATAAGTCTGTCCACAGGAATCATTACAG GACTTCTACTCAAGTGGAATTTCTGGAGACCTCCCCAAGCCAAGAAATGTTTTGATGATCAGGCTTTCTGGGAG tttcCCCATCTCCTAGTGCGCAAGTAA
- the maco1b gene encoding macoilin-2 isoform X2, with amino-acid sequence MKRRNADCSKLRRPLKRNRITEGIYGSTFLYLKFLVVWALVLLADFVLEFRFEYLWPFWLFIRSVYDSFRYQGLAFSVFFVCVAFTSDIICLLFIPVQWLFFAASTYVWVQYVWHTERGVCLPTVSLWILFVYIEAAIRFKDLKNFHVDLCRPFAAHCIGYPVVTLGFGFKSYVSYKMRLRKQKEVQKENEFYMQLLQQALPPEQQMLQRQEREAEEAAAAKGISEVDTPPVSQNGAPANKKTSAPLPELEYREKGKEGRGGGEAKKQHNSILPSSVDSKLQEMEYMENHMNNKRLTTELGSTENLLLKEDNSSCSSTSSSSSKNYKNVSSNAVTLNSSPRGHSATNGSVPSSAPSSSSSTGKNEKKHKLVVGKGTSGGSHRDPTDNCIPNNQLSKPEALVRLEQDVKKLKADLQASRQVEQDLRSQIGSLGSAERSIRTELGQLRQENELLQNKLHNAVQAKQKDKQAVGQLEKRLKVEQEARAAAEKQLADEKKRKKLEEATAARAVALAAASRGECTDTLRRRITELETECKKLTMDIKLKEDQIRELEVKVQELHKYKENEKDTEVLMSALSAMQDKTQHLENSLSAETRIKLDLFSALGDAKRQLEIAQGQILQKDQEIKDLKQKIAEVMAVMPSISYTADTSSMTPVAPHYSSKFMDTSPSSLDPNASVYQPLKK; translated from the exons ATGAAGCGGCGCAATGCGGACTGCAGCAAACTCCGACGGCCGTTAAAACGGAACCGAATCACCGAGGGTATCTACGGCAG taCCTTTCTGTACCTGAAGTTCCTAGTGGTGTGGGCACTGGTGCTACTGGCAGACTTTGTGCTGGAATTCAGGTTCGAGTATCTCTGGCCGTTCTGGCTCTTCATCCGGAGTGTATACGACTCCTTTAGATACCAGGGACTG GCCTTCTCAgtattctttgtgtgtgtggcgtTTACCTCGGACATCATTtgcctcctcttcatcccagtGCAATGGCTATTCTTCGCTGCCAGTACCTATGTGTGGGTGCAGTATGTTTGGCACACAG agaGGGGAGTTTGTCTGcccactgtgtctctgtggatACTCTTTGTGTACATAGAGGCAGCCATCAGATTCAAAGACCTGAAAAACTTTCATGTGGACTTATGTCGTCCTTTTGCTGCACACTG CATTGGCTACCCAGTGGTCACACTGGGCTTTGGCTTCAAGAGCTACGTAAGCTATAAGATGCGCCTCCGGAAGCAGAAAGAGGTGCAGAAAGAGAATGAGTTTTATATGCAGCTCCTGCAGCAGGCCCTGCCCCCAGAGCAGCAGATGCTTCAGCGGCAAGAACGGGAAGCAGAAGAAG cagcagcagctaaagGAATATCTGAAGTGGACACACCTCCGGTGTCACAGAATGGCGCCCCAGCCAATAAAAAGACATCGGCACCACTGCCAGAGCTAGAGTATagagaaaaagggaaagaaggaaGGGGCGGTGGGGAAGCTAAAAAGCAGCACAACAGCATCCTGCCATCCTCAGTGGACTCTAAACTCCAGGAGATGGAGTATATGGAGAACCATATGAACAACAAGAGACTGACCACAGAGCTGGGCAGCACAGAGAACCTGTTGCTTAAAGAGGACAattcctcctgctcctccacatcctcctcctcatccaaaaactacaaaaatgttAGCAGCAATGCCGTGACGCTCAACTCCTCGCCCCGTGGCCATAGTGCTACCAATGGCAGCGTGCCCTCCTCTGCAccatcatcttcctcttcaaCAGGGAAGAACGAGAAGAAGCACAAGTTAGTAGTGGGGAAGGGGACATCAGGTGGTTCCCACAGGGATCCCACAGACAACTGCATCCCCAACAACCAGCTGAGCAAGCCAGAAGCACTTGTTAG ATTGGAGCAGGATGTTAAGAAGCTGAAGGCGGACCTGCAGGCCAGCAGACAAGTGGAGCAGGATCTGCGCAGCCAGATTGGCTCGCTAGGCAGTGCTGAGCGCTCTATCCGTACTGAGCTGGGCCAGCTGCGCCAGGAGAACGAGCTGCTGCAGAACAA GCTCCATAATGCTGTGCAGGCAAAGCAAAAGGATAAACAGGCGGTAGGCCAACTGGAAAAGAGGCTCAAAGTAGAGCAGGAAGCTCGAGCTGCTGCTGAGAAACAGCTCGCAGATGAAAAGAAGCGAAAGAAGTTAGAGGAGgccacagcagccagagcagTAGCATTAGCAGCAGCATCCAG aggggagtgcacagacacactgcgGCGGCGAATCACTGAATTAGAAACAGAGTGTAAGAAACTAACAATGGACATCAAGCTAAAGGAAGATCAGATCCGAGAGCTTGAGGTGAAAGTGCAG GAGCTTCATAAATATAAAGAGAATGAAAAAGATACAGAGGTGCTGATGTCAGCTCTGTCAGCCATGCAGGACAAGACCCAGCACCTAGAGAACAGCCTGAGTGCAGAGACCAGGATAAAACTGGACCTTTTCTCTGCACTGGGAGATGCCAAGAGACAGCTGGAGATTGCACAAG GTCAGATCCTCCAAAAGGACCAAGAGATCAAAGACCTGAAGCAGAAGATAGCCGAAGTGATGGCCGTCATGCCCAGCATCTCCTATACAGCCGACACCAGCAGCATGACCCCCGTGGCTCCCCACTACTCTTCCAAGTTTATGGACACCAGTCCCTCCAGCCTAGACCCCAACGCCTCCGTGTACCAGCCACTCAAAAAGTGA
- the maco1b gene encoding macoilin-2 isoform X3, producing MKRRNADCSKLRRPLKRNRITEGIYGSTFLYLKFLVVWALVLLADFVLEFRFEYLWPFWLFIRSVYDSFRYQGLAFSVFFVCVAFTSDIICLLFIPVQWLFFAASTYVWVQYVWHTERGVCLPTVSLWILFVYIEAAIRFKDLKNFHVDLCRPFAAHCIGYPVVTLGFGFKSYVSYKMRLRKQKEVQKENEFYMQLLQQALPPEQQMLQRQEREAEEAAAKGISEVDTPPVSQNGAPANKKTSAPLPELEYREKGKEGRGGGEAKKQHNSILPSSVDSKLQEMEYMENHMNNKRLTTELGSTENLLLKEDNSSCSSTSSSSSKNYKNVSSNAVTLNSSPRGHSATNGSVPSSAPSSSSSTGKNEKKHKLVVGKGTSGGSHRDPTDNCIPNNQLSKPEALVRLEQDVKKLKADLQASRQVEQDLRSQIGSLGSAERSIRTELGQLRQENELLQNKLHNAVQAKQKDKQAVGQLEKRLKVEQEARAAAEKQLADEKKRKKLEEATAARAVALAAASRGECTDTLRRRITELETECKKLTMDIKLKEDQIRELEVKVQELHKYKENEKDTEVLMSALSAMQDKTQHLENSLSAETRIKLDLFSALGDAKRQLEIAQGQILQKDQEIKDLKQKIAEVMAVMPSISYTADTSSMTPVAPHYSSKFMDTSPSSLDPNASVYQPLKK from the exons ATGAAGCGGCGCAATGCGGACTGCAGCAAACTCCGACGGCCGTTAAAACGGAACCGAATCACCGAGGGTATCTACGGCAG taCCTTTCTGTACCTGAAGTTCCTAGTGGTGTGGGCACTGGTGCTACTGGCAGACTTTGTGCTGGAATTCAGGTTCGAGTATCTCTGGCCGTTCTGGCTCTTCATCCGGAGTGTATACGACTCCTTTAGATACCAGGGACTG GCCTTCTCAgtattctttgtgtgtgtggcgtTTACCTCGGACATCATTtgcctcctcttcatcccagtGCAATGGCTATTCTTCGCTGCCAGTACCTATGTGTGGGTGCAGTATGTTTGGCACACAG agaGGGGAGTTTGTCTGcccactgtgtctctgtggatACTCTTTGTGTACATAGAGGCAGCCATCAGATTCAAAGACCTGAAAAACTTTCATGTGGACTTATGTCGTCCTTTTGCTGCACACTG CATTGGCTACCCAGTGGTCACACTGGGCTTTGGCTTCAAGAGCTACGTAAGCTATAAGATGCGCCTCCGGAAGCAGAAAGAGGTGCAGAAAGAGAATGAGTTTTATATGCAGCTCCTGCAGCAGGCCCTGCCCCCAGAGCAGCAGATGCTTCAGCGGCAAGAACGGGAAGCAGAAGAAG cagcagctaaagGAATATCTGAAGTGGACACACCTCCGGTGTCACAGAATGGCGCCCCAGCCAATAAAAAGACATCGGCACCACTGCCAGAGCTAGAGTATagagaaaaagggaaagaaggaaGGGGCGGTGGGGAAGCTAAAAAGCAGCACAACAGCATCCTGCCATCCTCAGTGGACTCTAAACTCCAGGAGATGGAGTATATGGAGAACCATATGAACAACAAGAGACTGACCACAGAGCTGGGCAGCACAGAGAACCTGTTGCTTAAAGAGGACAattcctcctgctcctccacatcctcctcctcatccaaaaactacaaaaatgttAGCAGCAATGCCGTGACGCTCAACTCCTCGCCCCGTGGCCATAGTGCTACCAATGGCAGCGTGCCCTCCTCTGCAccatcatcttcctcttcaaCAGGGAAGAACGAGAAGAAGCACAAGTTAGTAGTGGGGAAGGGGACATCAGGTGGTTCCCACAGGGATCCCACAGACAACTGCATCCCCAACAACCAGCTGAGCAAGCCAGAAGCACTTGTTAG ATTGGAGCAGGATGTTAAGAAGCTGAAGGCGGACCTGCAGGCCAGCAGACAAGTGGAGCAGGATCTGCGCAGCCAGATTGGCTCGCTAGGCAGTGCTGAGCGCTCTATCCGTACTGAGCTGGGCCAGCTGCGCCAGGAGAACGAGCTGCTGCAGAACAA GCTCCATAATGCTGTGCAGGCAAAGCAAAAGGATAAACAGGCGGTAGGCCAACTGGAAAAGAGGCTCAAAGTAGAGCAGGAAGCTCGAGCTGCTGCTGAGAAACAGCTCGCAGATGAAAAGAAGCGAAAGAAGTTAGAGGAGgccacagcagccagagcagTAGCATTAGCAGCAGCATCCAG aggggagtgcacagacacactgcgGCGGCGAATCACTGAATTAGAAACAGAGTGTAAGAAACTAACAATGGACATCAAGCTAAAGGAAGATCAGATCCGAGAGCTTGAGGTGAAAGTGCAG GAGCTTCATAAATATAAAGAGAATGAAAAAGATACAGAGGTGCTGATGTCAGCTCTGTCAGCCATGCAGGACAAGACCCAGCACCTAGAGAACAGCCTGAGTGCAGAGACCAGGATAAAACTGGACCTTTTCTCTGCACTGGGAGATGCCAAGAGACAGCTGGAGATTGCACAAG GTCAGATCCTCCAAAAGGACCAAGAGATCAAAGACCTGAAGCAGAAGATAGCCGAAGTGATGGCCGTCATGCCCAGCATCTCCTATACAGCCGACACCAGCAGCATGACCCCCGTGGCTCCCCACTACTCTTCCAAGTTTATGGACACCAGTCCCTCCAGCCTAGACCCCAACGCCTCCGTGTACCAGCCACTCAAAAAGTGA
- the maco1b gene encoding macoilin-2 isoform X1, translating to MKRRNADCSKLRRPLKRNRITEGIYGSTFLYLKFLVVWALVLLADFVLEFRFEYLWPFWLFIRSVYDSFRYQGLAFSVFFVCVAFTSDIICLLFIPVQWLFFAASTYVWVQYVWHTERGVCLPTVSLWILFVYIEAAIRFKDLKNFHVDLCRPFAAHCIGYPVVTLGFGFKSYVSYKMRLRKQKEVQKENEFYMQLLQQALPPEQQMLQRQEREAEEAAAAAKGISEVDTPPVSQNGAPANKKTSAPLPELEYREKGKEGRGGGEAKKQHNSILPSSVDSKLQEMEYMENHMNNKRLTTELGSTENLLLKEDNSSCSSTSSSSSKNYKNVSSNAVTLNSSPRGHSATNGSVPSSAPSSSSSTGKNEKKHKLVVGKGTSGGSHRDPTDNCIPNNQLSKPEALVRLEQDVKKLKADLQASRQVEQDLRSQIGSLGSAERSIRTELGQLRQENELLQNKLHNAVQAKQKDKQAVGQLEKRLKVEQEARAAAEKQLADEKKRKKLEEATAARAVALAAASRGECTDTLRRRITELETECKKLTMDIKLKEDQIRELEVKVQELHKYKENEKDTEVLMSALSAMQDKTQHLENSLSAETRIKLDLFSALGDAKRQLEIAQGQILQKDQEIKDLKQKIAEVMAVMPSISYTADTSSMTPVAPHYSSKFMDTSPSSLDPNASVYQPLKK from the exons ATGAAGCGGCGCAATGCGGACTGCAGCAAACTCCGACGGCCGTTAAAACGGAACCGAATCACCGAGGGTATCTACGGCAG taCCTTTCTGTACCTGAAGTTCCTAGTGGTGTGGGCACTGGTGCTACTGGCAGACTTTGTGCTGGAATTCAGGTTCGAGTATCTCTGGCCGTTCTGGCTCTTCATCCGGAGTGTATACGACTCCTTTAGATACCAGGGACTG GCCTTCTCAgtattctttgtgtgtgtggcgtTTACCTCGGACATCATTtgcctcctcttcatcccagtGCAATGGCTATTCTTCGCTGCCAGTACCTATGTGTGGGTGCAGTATGTTTGGCACACAG agaGGGGAGTTTGTCTGcccactgtgtctctgtggatACTCTTTGTGTACATAGAGGCAGCCATCAGATTCAAAGACCTGAAAAACTTTCATGTGGACTTATGTCGTCCTTTTGCTGCACACTG CATTGGCTACCCAGTGGTCACACTGGGCTTTGGCTTCAAGAGCTACGTAAGCTATAAGATGCGCCTCCGGAAGCAGAAAGAGGTGCAGAAAGAGAATGAGTTTTATATGCAGCTCCTGCAGCAGGCCCTGCCCCCAGAGCAGCAGATGCTTCAGCGGCAAGAACGGGAAGCAGAAGAAG cagcagcagcagctaaagGAATATCTGAAGTGGACACACCTCCGGTGTCACAGAATGGCGCCCCAGCCAATAAAAAGACATCGGCACCACTGCCAGAGCTAGAGTATagagaaaaagggaaagaaggaaGGGGCGGTGGGGAAGCTAAAAAGCAGCACAACAGCATCCTGCCATCCTCAGTGGACTCTAAACTCCAGGAGATGGAGTATATGGAGAACCATATGAACAACAAGAGACTGACCACAGAGCTGGGCAGCACAGAGAACCTGTTGCTTAAAGAGGACAattcctcctgctcctccacatcctcctcctcatccaaaaactacaaaaatgttAGCAGCAATGCCGTGACGCTCAACTCCTCGCCCCGTGGCCATAGTGCTACCAATGGCAGCGTGCCCTCCTCTGCAccatcatcttcctcttcaaCAGGGAAGAACGAGAAGAAGCACAAGTTAGTAGTGGGGAAGGGGACATCAGGTGGTTCCCACAGGGATCCCACAGACAACTGCATCCCCAACAACCAGCTGAGCAAGCCAGAAGCACTTGTTAG ATTGGAGCAGGATGTTAAGAAGCTGAAGGCGGACCTGCAGGCCAGCAGACAAGTGGAGCAGGATCTGCGCAGCCAGATTGGCTCGCTAGGCAGTGCTGAGCGCTCTATCCGTACTGAGCTGGGCCAGCTGCGCCAGGAGAACGAGCTGCTGCAGAACAA GCTCCATAATGCTGTGCAGGCAAAGCAAAAGGATAAACAGGCGGTAGGCCAACTGGAAAAGAGGCTCAAAGTAGAGCAGGAAGCTCGAGCTGCTGCTGAGAAACAGCTCGCAGATGAAAAGAAGCGAAAGAAGTTAGAGGAGgccacagcagccagagcagTAGCATTAGCAGCAGCATCCAG aggggagtgcacagacacactgcgGCGGCGAATCACTGAATTAGAAACAGAGTGTAAGAAACTAACAATGGACATCAAGCTAAAGGAAGATCAGATCCGAGAGCTTGAGGTGAAAGTGCAG GAGCTTCATAAATATAAAGAGAATGAAAAAGATACAGAGGTGCTGATGTCAGCTCTGTCAGCCATGCAGGACAAGACCCAGCACCTAGAGAACAGCCTGAGTGCAGAGACCAGGATAAAACTGGACCTTTTCTCTGCACTGGGAGATGCCAAGAGACAGCTGGAGATTGCACAAG GTCAGATCCTCCAAAAGGACCAAGAGATCAAAGACCTGAAGCAGAAGATAGCCGAAGTGATGGCCGTCATGCCCAGCATCTCCTATACAGCCGACACCAGCAGCATGACCCCCGTGGCTCCCCACTACTCTTCCAAGTTTATGGACACCAGTCCCTCCAGCCTAGACCCCAACGCCTCCGTGTACCAGCCACTCAAAAAGTGA